DNA from Prunus persica cultivar Lovell chromosome G6, Prunus_persica_NCBIv2, whole genome shotgun sequence:
ggaagTGAAATTTTATGATATTGTTGATGAATTTTGGATAAATACGGTTTTGATTAACtagttaatataaaaaggtgggcactcttcttttttatttgttttattttcttttccgcGATAAATTGATGATATTTTGGAGGTCTTACCCTTCTTACCTGAGTTTGGTTGGTCGATTGCTTTGGAATTgcgtaggggtgggcactcaaaccggcgaaccggaaatccaaaccaaaccgcaccgaaccaaaccggaaaaaaaccgagttgaccaaaaagtcaaaaaccggtcaaaaaccgaaccggaccggtttggaccggttccggatccggttccatgtcttcaaaaaccgaaccgggccgaaccgaaccggtgaaactaaaaaaaatatataatttcaatatatatatttatatttaatgctatatttttaatttcactaaaaaaaacataatatttatccaagttcaatgtcaaaatatctctattttctcactttaatatttattttttatatgaaattgaataatttgttaattttcaagtaaaaaaataatatttcagttgagaattgtattaaaaagtaatttaaaaaaataatttttataatccggttcaaaaccgaaccgaaccggaaccggaccgaaaccggttcaaaccgaaccggacagtttttgaatttttttttattaaaaccgaaccgaaccaaaccggatgaatagtattggatcggttctaatttgaggcaaaaaccggtccaaaccgaaccgtgcccacccctagaaTTGCGTGTTGAAACATGCgaggttttaatcaaaataacaaattcGATGGGCGGACTTGAAATAACAAGTTGTTTCGTGGAAGGAATGTAAATGTTATAGTGATTACGGGTCTAAGTAGAAAGAAATTGCATGTAATGGGTATATACTCCTTTTTATACATGTCTTTTCTCATGTGACTTATTATATGAATAAGTCACTCTGTACACGTTTCCGCGTTTGCgagagtttttttaatttaaaataaaataaaatttttataattaaaaaagataataagtagttgtgttctataaaaatatgatttattatttgaattttcttttaattttaatttttctaatataaaaaaatgtgaatttaccatattattcttatttaattaataattttaattcttaatatttggaTTAACTAAGgacattttatggtattttaaatattttatcattctctgctttttgctttatatatatagataaagagAACGGaatatacaatatagtatAGTATAGTtaggactttttgttttttgttttttttactcTAAGAGCACtctatctcttctttgacGGACTGGATTGAACATTTAATTCACTTCAATTGAACCAAATGAGGCCTCTTggttaggggtgggcatcgggaccggaaaaccggaacaccgaaccgaaccggtgaaaaaaaaccgaaaaaaaaaccggttgaccaaaaaagtcaacaaaccggaccggaaccggaccgaaccggttccaaccggtttcggttctggttttacatctctccgcaccggaccggaccgaaccggtcatatattttatatttatatttttataaaattttaaaatctaatgccattttttaacttttataatcactaattttccaagttcaacttcaaaaaatttctaaatgtatgaattggattatttgttcatttttaagctaaaaaaataagttatttattataatttttttattaaaaaaatttaaaaaaataataaattaataatcagGTTCAAAATCGGAACCGGTCAgaaccggaccggaaccgATTAGAACCGAATCGGccggtttttaaaattttttttgcctaaaccgGACCAAACTGGACCGGTTAAATAATACCGATTTCGGTTCcggtttgaggtgagaaccggaccaaaccggaccgcgcccacccctactCTTGGTATTAGTAATAACCTGATATGTGCCTAATATTAGCTTTTTTCCTATCAACAATTGTGAAGGGATTTCAGATTTGAATCTCTTCTAATATTTCACAATCAAGTCTCCTTATTCTAGCTTTGTGGAAAAGAAAGCCTTTAAAGATTTTAATTAGAATTTtgtaatacaagtgatattgggAGAAGGAATAATCGAACCTAGAACCTTGGgtatataaataaatgttttaaattacTTAAACTACAAATCCCTTAAAAATTTAAGTAAATCACTTATGGATAGTTAAATTTCACACCTTTGAATTAAATAGGATAAGCAGTTTATTAAACTTTGCAAGACATATGACTTTTATATATAGTTGAAGCCTCCCATACATACCAAATGCCTTCGCAGTTTGCTTGCAGTACCAATAAGCTAGCATGCCCCATGACCTACATAGCCTAAGCCAAGTGCTCCTTAGAGTAAGACAAAAGACATTGCCCATTATGTTAGCCAAAaggtaataaataaataaataaaaacttttgatATTGTTTTGGGTAAGAGTCTagagaacaaataaaattgtttcttTCTGTTTACGACACATACAATACAAGCATTTGCCGTCCATCCATTggtgattgattgattgttggtTGGCTGGCCACTCCAATGACTTCCTCGGCCAGTCCCGCCCGCTGTCTCTGCATCATCGCTTATACACACAGGGAGATTACTATTGGaaaatttaacttttaaaTATTAGCAGATACAGAAGAACAAGCTTACTGCAGTAGGTATGAATGGGCGTagtgcattatatatatatatatatgtatattcacaaaatcaaaatgaaaatgaaaaacacatcaaaattaagTGCATTTGGCACATGTGAACCAACTTGGGTGACCTTGCTGCAATTATAAATTAAGTAGGAATCAAATTGCTTTCAATTGTGATAGGAATAAAGGAATCAAATTATATCTATAAACTTTTGTTTCGTTTGGTACAAGGGAACAAATATTTGAATTCTAAAATTTCATCCACCCTTATTACTTTTAcagattttaatttatttatttttccattttaatacaaacgatttacgaattttaattaattaattttttcatttgaatacaaacgatattgaAAGAAGTTGAATACATAACCACAAGTGCAGAAGTAAGCTCTATTGTCATTGTATGTGCATAATTTTTTGCTGAAAATAtaatcctctctctctctctctctctctctctctctctctctctctctctcatagtCCTTAAaaatgttgttgttgttttggttGTTTGGGCCTTCTGTTTTGTTCTTAGATTTGGGCTTCGTACCGATTTATTATGTATGTGctctctttttgtttggaaTAGGTCTTCGATCACTTTTGAATGGGCCCAATTAGCTAGGAAACGAAAGAAATAGCAAAATTCTAGAAGTCTCTGAAAtctctttcctccttttcAATACGATCCCGATTGTACCCGATTCCTGCCCATTCAAAACCCTAGCTTCAGCTTAGTTCCGATATTGGCCATGGCGACCCCACCGTCTTCTTCCACAGCTCCTGCATCGACTTCCTCTCAATTCACATACGCCAACGCTTCGTCGTCATCGTCCTACTTCCCCATGCCCTTTCACCTCCAGCAACCCCAGTATCCCACGCCTTACGCCGCTGCAGCGCCACCAGCCCCGCCCGTCTACCCAGCCCCGGCCCCGGCCCCGGCCCCGACCTCTGGTGTCTACTCTCTCCCTCAGCAGTATCAACAGGTCTGTCTCAAACCCTCATCACGCACATGTCTTTACATGCATGTACTCTTGGATGCATATATGCATATGTTTAGGTTTATTAACCAATGTCTGATCTCCTGAATAATTGAGAATAAATAGAATGGGATTTCTTTCATTGTTTTACTCTTTCGTCAAAAGTAGGATATTTCTGTAACTTGCATAGAGCTACTTATCAATTTTTGCTATTTTAGGGGaaattgtttggatgtttaGGTTTCATGTCTATAATTTGTTGTGAAATGAACAGGCTCAGCAGTTATTTCAAAGGGATGCACAGACGATTACACCTGAAGCTCTTGAGAGTGTGAAAGCTGCCCTGGCAAACAGTGAAATCGAGCACAAAGCTGAAGCTAAGAAGAAAGCCATCCCCCGTAAAGCTGCTGGGCAGTCTTGGGAGGACCCAACTCTTGCAGAATGGCCAGAAAGTATGCATGCTTTCACTATTAAACTTTCCCGCATACACGAACATTAACATTCAATACCATGATTGCGtcccatttcaattttttctgtttattcCTACAATGCCAGTTTTGATGTTGCCCTTCTGGATACTTAGTCAACTGATAGAACAGATATGTGATACCTTGTTAAAAGCCTCACTCTTCATGGGGTTTGGTTTTCATGATagtttttttgggtgttttaACATGTTGTTCATTCGCAACATTAGCGTGTTCACGATTCGTCTTCTGTTTGGTGCATCTTTATGCCTTACAATTCTGTTGGGTTTTGGCTTTGGCAGATGATTATCGCCTATTTTGTGGTGATCTTGGTAATGAGGTGAATGATGATGTCCTTTCAAAAGCATTTTCACGATTTCCTTCCTTTAACATGGCCAGAGTAAGCATCTTCCTCAGAtaccttttctctttcttcctttgaaGTTATTTTCTTGATTGAAATTGTTTGCTTGGTGTAAACATTTTACATTTCCTCTTCAGATTTATATTTCAAGAGAACAGAGCActtaatgttttatttattctaaGGTAGGTTTCATCTACTGTTTACATTTTAGTTAGATATGTGTGACCTTATGAATAGTTTTCATGATGCATTTTTGCATTTCTCTGAGTTCATGTACTTCTAACATTTAACCGTAAGAGGTGTACTGACAACCGACATGAAATTATGTGATTTTCAAGCGCTTGCTGTCTAACTGTGAGATCTCAAAGTTAGTTTAAATCAGGTTTGACCATTTAATATAGGTTGGACTGCTGGAATCAACATTTGGAGCTTGATTTGGTTGAATTTGACCTGACTCTCATGGGCTAGCTTGAGTTATTGCTTGTTGGGTCGATTTGAACAAGTTTGGAGTCAGGTTAGTGAACCGATTGAGCTTCCGAGCGGGTTCTTTCtaagaaatttgaaattttgctTATGTCCTTTagcataaaaatatttaacaaaTGTTAGACAGTTGAGTTTAGAACCATTTAACACTGGATTTCCTTGCCAGTCAACCTTCAAAATCATACAAGAGTTGGCTCCATTCAATTTTGCGTTATGGCCCTAAAAAACCATGTCTGATGTCTTggaactaaaattaaaatttgaaacacaTCTAAAGTCTTTCCGTTGCTGCATCAAGGCTTGTTTCCAGTTGAGAGAACCTGAGTGGTGGGGCAAGGGGGGTGTAGAGGAATATGGGAGTTGGGCCAATGGGTATCCAAGCTAGAGCATGGTacgaaattgaaattatactttgttttttatCTTTAGTCTTGTGTATCTTATGCTTTGCTTCTTGTTGTCATTGTGTGTGATATTTATGTTGAGTGCCTGGATCGCAGTTATAATCTTTTGCTGATTGTGCATTTTCTATGTACTTTTGATTCATCTACTTTTTCTCATagaatttatgattttttactGTGATTGAAAACTAAGAACTTGTATATGTCTACTTTATCACCATGTCTAGGTTGTTAGAGATAAGAGGACTGGCAAAACCAAGGGCTTTGGATTTGTTAGCTTTGCCAACCCTTCTGACCTGGCCGGAGCACTCAAGGAAATGAATGGTAAGAATAATATGCCATACCATTTCTGTTTATGCTCTCGTTTGGGTATTTAAATTGCTGATTTTGTGTAGGGAAGTAGGTTGTAATCATATTGAGTGTTGTTGATATTGTTTGACTTTGATTGATATGATAACTGTCATAATGTAATTGGCACAAATTCCAGGTAAATATGTGGGAAATCGACCAATCAAACTTCGCAAAAGTAACTGGAGGGAGAGGATAGATTATGACGCACTAGACAGACAAAAGGTATCATTTCCACTTGTGTCGTGTAGTTTCAAATTTCCCGCTTGCCATACTGTAGTCTGTACTTACCTTTTGTGTATCTGTTCCATTCTATGGTTTTGTGGTAGAACTACAGTCAGAAGAAACCAAAGCTTTCGAAGAAGAGTATTTTGCACAAGTGAGCCAGAGATTTGTAGAAGACATGGTGAATATGATCTTTATTTCTCAATTCCAACTCGACTCTTGGTGTGAATCAAGTTAATGTAGGGATATGTGAAGATGTTTAATGATGATAATTTTGAGGAACGAACGATAAAGGAATTTATAAAAAGTGACACCTTATtatcttttgattttgaggTTGCATCGGGTCATGGTCCCGTCTGGATGTGATGTGAGTCAACAATGGAATATCTGATTTATTAACTTACCTTACAATGCAAAGTTTTCTTAACTAGAAAATGGCATGCATAAAATGTATGACTTAACAAAAAGGTTAAACAGAATATCCCTTTTTCCCCCTTCCCTCATTTTTTACAGATGTAGAGTAGGAGTACATATGATTTGATATGTCACATTGTCCTCAAGAACCCTGGAACATCAATGAGGACGCTGTTAAGATTTTTTCTGAATACTTGATACTTCTTCCGATCAAGAGTAGATGAAAGCTGATTTTAGACATTGCAATGCATTTGTCAGCCTTGATTTTAAGGTTGCATTTGTCTGCCTCTCTTATCAGCTCGCTGCCTAATCTCTGCATCCACAAAACTCATTGCTTCAGACAAAAATTTACAGACATTCATtttaagaagaagcaaaaatagaaaaatctaAGAAATGGGGAGTGATAATATATTTAGTTGAACCGAACTACGTGCAGGCAAGACATCTAATTTGACTACTGCCATATATCATTCAGTTCAGTACAACATCAGAAATTTTGAGGAGTGTGCTACCCATATTGGGAAATGAGATTATGAATTAATCATGGTGATTAGTACCTCAGAGAAAAAGATTACATCACcagaagagggagagagacagacagagaATGAGTTCCGTTTCAGTATATTTAGGTTttagtaataaaaaaaactttcatttttgaaaaaagtcaaaattttttcaaaaaagacataaaaacttctcaattttcaaaccaaaaacatgcaaatgtaaaggattccttagaaaatccaaaaataaataagggtgattttgtttattttagcttctttaaaaaaatttctctctcctttgacTTTTTTTAAAGTCTCTCATTTATTTACAAGAAGCTTGTTTCAGAGACTGAGTAAACGCGAGAAGAGGGAGAGACAGAGGGTGTAAACTAAATAATGTGATTTTTCACAggttctctattttttaagttaaaTGTGGCTGTTTTGAAATTGTTCAATTCGTTTGGCCCTGACAtggtaatttatttgtttctgtGGGAGGAATGTCTAATTTTATTAACTTCAGTGGAGATTAATGTAATTCATTGACCTCTGATTGCAATTTGACAACCCTAGTCCCTAGTTATTAACGTCTGCCTTTTCGATTTTATCAGCAACAGCAACTCAACAGAGCGCTCTTTTCATTAGcaagaaacggaaagaaaaaacaagaaaaaacagagcTTTCTTTCTCCTCTCACTACTCACGGAAGGACAGACAGACCTAAATCCCAACCTCACAGTACGCTCCtttatctatctatatatgtatgtatacttTTATTTGGTCTTGTATGTGCTGCAGTGTGATGAAACGGTAAAAGCTGAAGTTCAAATGGTTCTGAATTCTGATTATGTGAAAATGGCCCAAATGGATTGTTGAAATGATTGAAAGAAGATATTGgctttttgaattttggtgaATAATGGAAATTTGTTTGAGAATTATCTAATGAATTGACAACTGAGTTCACAGTAGCTGGCTGGCTGGGCACGTGGTCGGTTGAGACTTTGAACTTGCTTTATATAGGAATAGGAGCGAAAACAAAATCTTCTTtcgctttttctttttggtgagCTGAAATAtggttttctgtaattatgtTTGGTTAATTCCTTTGCCTCCTTTTCATGTTTGAAATTTGCTGGTACTGATATTATTGGTTTGAACCTTTTCACAGTTGTAGTTCTCAATCTGAAGCAGAAGAGTCAAGAAAGCCGGGTAATTGTTTTGCTTATTTCGGAGTCTATTAAAAGTTAATAAACTTTGGGCATTCCCCATTTTGTGAGAATCTCATTTCTTTGGATTTAGAGAAGAGCGGTAGTTGGATTACAAGATATACTTCCTATTGGTCTTTTTATCTTGTTTGACTTCATTTGTTCAAGCGGAAGGAGATGATGGGGTATACAGTCACCCAACATAATTTTACAGTTGATGTTCGTACTTTGCATGGGTGTACAAAGCAAGTTAGCCCTTGTTCTGGCATTGGACCTTTCTCAATATCAAAGTTTTTGAACAAGTATAATCATGAAGCTCAATATGGTTTACAGTGGAAAGGAGATGTTAATTCCAAAAGAAATGTGTGTGTTTTACAGCGTAAGGGTTTCCAAAGAAGTGTTTGTATTGATAGAGTCGATGAAGTTAACGTAGATGAATGGAGCATTGATAATGATGAGATGGGTATTGAGAAAAAATCTGGagaggaaataaataaaaagaagactCGTACTTCTTTTATATTGAATGTAGAAGGGCGCTTTGTTGGAAATTCTGAGGAAACCAATAATGATATTCTTCGAAAATTTTGCAGCCGTGGGAGGTTAATCGATGCATCAAGGTTAATTGAGGTCATGGCACGTCAAAACCAAATTCCATACTTCCCTTCTTGCACAAACTTAATCCGGGGCCTTGTCAAAATAGATCGATTAGATAAAGCTGCGAAAATTCTGAAGATCATGATCATGTCTGGGGGCGTTCCAGatattataacttataacATGATGGTTGGAGGTCTCTGTAAGAGAGGACAGCTAAGGTCTGCAATTGATCTTGTGGAAGACATGAGCTTGACTGGTTGCCCTCCGGATGTGATTACTTACAATGCAATTATACGCTGCATGTTTACTTTTGGGAATTTTGATCAGGCAATTGCCTTTTGGAAGGACCAACTGAGAAAGGGATGCCCTCCTTATATAGTCACCTATACAGTTCTCATTGAGCTAGTCTGCAAACACTGTGGAACCATGCGGGCTGTGGAAGTTTTGGATGATATGGTGGTAGAGGGATGTTATCCTGATATTATCACCTACAATTCTCTGATTAATTTTACTTGCAGGCACAATATGCTTGAAGATACTGCTTTGATTATACATAATCTTCTATCTCATGGGTTGAAGCCAAATGCTATCACTTACAACACTATTCTCCATTCTCTTTGTAGCCGTGGGTGCTGGGATGAAGTTGATGAAATCTTCACAATAATGAACGAAACTTCTGAATCCCCTACAGTTGTTACTTACAATATTTTGATCAATGGTTTATGTAAATTTGGGCTTTTAGATCGTGCCATCAACTTCTTTACTCAAATGATTTCTCAAAATTGTTCGCCTGACATTATAACTTATAACACACTCCTGGGAGCTCTTTGTAGGGAGGGAATGATTGATCAGGGCCTCGAATTACTTCATCTTTTATGTGGCACCAGTCGATCTCCTGGTTTGATCACTTACAATACTGTGATTGATGGATTGGCTAAACAGGGTTGTATGGAGAAAGCAATGGGATTGTATGGTCAAATGGTAGAAAATGGAATCATTCCTGATGAAATTACCCATCGTTCTTTGGTTGGTGGGTTTTGCGGGGTGAATCTAGTTGAGGAAGCTGTTCTGATATTGAAGGAGATGCAGAAGAGAGGCCATCCGGTCCGTAATATTTCTTACAAATTTGTGATCCATGGATTATGTAGAAACAAGAGAGTTGATGTTGCAATACAAGTTCTAGAAATGATGATATCAAATCGATGCATGCCAGATGGGGCAATTTATTCAACTATAATTGAAGGTGTAGCTGCTGCTGGTATGACAAAAGAGGCTGATGAGTTGCATCAGAAGCTGATCGAATGGAACATTTTAAGTGAAGAGGTCATGTGTTAAAATAGATAGGGTTTATGCAAAATTTTGACTCACTTTGTTACTTCTTATGGGCATCTAGACTGCCATTTCTTTGTTGAAGTTGTATAGAATCTGCAATTTCATAAGGTGGTTCTCTTATAATGTTTTACCAGAAATTAATTCTGTTTGATAATTTCTATCATGGTTTTCTGTCTCCGAATCTCATCTGTCGACACTTATGAATAGTCAATATCTTATGTCTTTTTCTTGCTGGAAGTTCTGGAGGGAAAGGTCTGCCTTTATCTACATCAACTAAAAACACgagtttttcaaattgaacTAATTTATATGGCTATGCTAAATGCTATGGTTAAAAGTTTATTTTACGTGGACTTGGTGGTGCTGTTCCTATTTTGGCAAGATAGGGgatatttaaaatttagacACTCTTCCTTGCAGAAAGTGAATTATCTGTTTGTTGTTTGCCATTTGATTATGATCCGTTGCTTCTCGTTGTTCCAGAGCTTATTATGATATCTATTTAATAGCTAGATTTTAGGCGCCGCTAAATGTCATGAGACTGATGGAATTACAACTGGTTCTTTAGCCATTCAAGATTTGCTCCCGGAGATAAAAGAGGGGGAGGGAAACTGTATCTTCTCTCTTATATTTTAGGGTcctcttgttttcattttttggttcACAAGACAAGCCCCAAAAACTTCCAGTGAATGTTAGGAAGGAAAAACAAACTAGATACTATAAAAGGAGAAAAACATGTCTCTAGAGCAAATGTTTGCATTagtaaataaaattgaaaaggtttaaaaaacaaactaaAGTTTGCTATGTTCTTCTGTGCTGTGTTGCAAAGCAAAAGATCAACCCTCCAGGTATTGCCAAATCTGCCCTGCAATGCAATTTGCTCATTGTTGAGTGGGCACAACCTCGAACTTCGTCTGGAACCTAAAATGGTCTTTTAATCCAGCTGcatatgtttgtttcatttgtaGTCCATCGCTGAATTACCTGCTACAACTCATTCCTTTTCCTTTATAAGGATGCCGCACTTGTAATCTGAACCCTTTGCACATTCAGGATCTACTCTCAGTTAACATGGAATGATTTCAGGGCACCATGCAAAACTAGCAAGAACACATTCAGAAAAGTCCATGAGAGACTGAAAATGCACTGAAATATATACCAAAAGCTAGTTCTTAATCTCAGACAGGGTAAGCTCTTTGAAAACATCAAGCATGGGAAAGGTTCTATTCAAACGTTTGAACGAATCTTCAGAAATAGCCCTTAAACTAAAAACCGAGTTGGCAAGCTCCATAGCTTCAGCTCGCCATCCTGCAAAACCAATTCCTTCAATCAATAAAATGTAGGTGGTTTCGTTCGGGCGACATCCCTTTTCAACCATTTCCGTGAGCACTTGAATGGCATCTACAACTCGACGTGTTTTGCACAATCCAAGAAGAATAATGTTATAACTGATAACTGTCGGCTGAAAACCGCCAGTTTCCATGTCTACCAACAACCCAATAGCCTCATCTACCATCCCATCTCTGCACAAACATGATATGAGTGAATTGTAAGTAATCTCGTCAGGTTTAATTCCCTTGCCTACCATCTCTGATACCATTCCCAGAGCTCTTACTCTGTCTCCACAATTCCACAGTGCACTGAACATGGTGTTGTAGGAACTCACATTTGGAGGGCATCCCACTTCACCTAGGTTCTCAAAGATTTGCAAAGCCTGATCAGCTTTTCCACTCTTACACAAAG
Protein-coding regions in this window:
- the LOC18775013 gene encoding RNA-binding protein 42 isoform X2 yields the protein MATPPSSSTAPASTSSQFTYANASSSSSYFPMPFHLQQPQYPTPYAAAAPPAPPVYPAPAPAPAPTSGVYSLPQQYQQAQQLFQRDAQTITPEALESVKAALANSEIEHKAEAKKKAIPRKAAGQSWEDPTLAEWPENDYRLFCGDLGNEVNDDVLSKAFSRFPSFNMARIYISREQST
- the LOC18775013 gene encoding RNA-binding protein 42 isoform X1; this translates as MATPPSSSTAPASTSSQFTYANASSSSSYFPMPFHLQQPQYPTPYAAAAPPAPPVYPAPAPAPAPTSGVYSLPQQYQQAQQLFQRDAQTITPEALESVKAALANSEIEHKAEAKKKAIPRKAAGQSWEDPTLAEWPENDYRLFCGDLGNEVNDDVLSKAFSRFPSFNMARVVRDKRTGKTKGFGFVSFANPSDLAGALKEMNGKYVGNRPIKLRKSNWRERIDYDALDRQKNYSQKKPKLSKKSILHK
- the LOC18772727 gene encoding pentatricopeptide repeat-containing protein At1g08610, whose amino-acid sequence is MMGYTVTQHNFTVDVRTLHGCTKQVSPCSGIGPFSISKFLNKYNHEAQYGLQWKGDVNSKRNVCVLQRKGFQRSVCIDRVDEVNVDEWSIDNDEMGIEKKSGEEINKKKTRTSFILNVEGRFVGNSEETNNDILRKFCSRGRLIDASRLIEVMARQNQIPYFPSCTNLIRGLVKIDRLDKAAKILKIMIMSGGVPDIITYNMMVGGLCKRGQLRSAIDLVEDMSLTGCPPDVITYNAIIRCMFTFGNFDQAIAFWKDQLRKGCPPYIVTYTVLIELVCKHCGTMRAVEVLDDMVVEGCYPDIITYNSLINFTCRHNMLEDTALIIHNLLSHGLKPNAITYNTILHSLCSRGCWDEVDEIFTIMNETSESPTVVTYNILINGLCKFGLLDRAINFFTQMISQNCSPDIITYNTLLGALCREGMIDQGLELLHLLCGTSRSPGLITYNTVIDGLAKQGCMEKAMGLYGQMVENGIIPDEITHRSLVGGFCGVNLVEEAVLILKEMQKRGHPVRNISYKFVIHGLCRNKRVDVAIQVLEMMISNRCMPDGAIYSTIIEGVAAAGMTKEADELHQKLIEWNILSEEVMC